GCGTGAAAAATTGCGCGTTATTCGTGACGAGCTCGGCGATCACATGGAGATTGACGAGGAAGTTGACGAGTACCGTAAAAAGTTGGCGGCGATCGAGCTGCCCGCCGCGTCCGCGGAAAAAATTGAAAAAGAAATCAAACGTCTGGAAAAAACGCCGCCTTTGACACCGGATGCGGCCGTTTTGCGCAACTATCTGGACTGGATCTTTGACTTGCCGTGGAACACGGAAAGCACGTTCGCGACCGATCTGAAAGAAGCGCAGGCGGTACTGGACGCGGACCATTTCGGTTTGACGAAAATCAAAGAGCGGATCTTGGAACATTTGGCGGTGCGGCAGTTGACGCAATCGCAAAAAGGACCGATTCTTTGCTTTGTCGGGCCGCCGGGCACCGGTAAAACCAGTTTGGCGCAATCGATTGCGCGTGCGCTCGGCGCGGAATTTACCCGTGTTTCGCTCGGCGGCGTGCACGACGAATCGGAAATCCGCGGCCATCGCCGTACGTATATCGGCGCGTTACCCGGACGACTGATTCAGGGTATTGCGCGCGCGAAGACGAAAAATCCGGTATTTTTGCTGGATGAAATTGACAAGCTCGGTAACGATTTTCGCGGTGATCCCGCCTCGGCTTTACTGGAGGCGCTCGACCCGCAGCAAAACGGCACGTTCAGCGATCATTTCATCGAATTGCCGTTCGATTTTTCCAATGTCTTTTTCATTACCACGGCCAACACGACCAATTCGATTCCGGAGCCGCTGTTGGATCGTATGGAAGTCATTACGCTTTCGGGTTATACCGAAGAAGAAAAAGTGGAAATCGCCAAACGTTACCTTTTGCCGCGGCAAATCAAGGAAAACGGTCTGGCGAAAAGCGACGTGCGCCTCAGTCAGGCGGTGCTGCGCCGCTTGATTCGCGATTACACGCGCGAAGCGGGCGTACGTCACCTGGAACAGGTGATCGGCAGCGTTTGCCGAAAATTGGCGAAACGTAAAGTGATGCGGGAAGAAGCGCTCACTGTCACCGTCAAAAATCTCGAAACCTTGTTGGGACCGGCGCGGTACCTGACTCCGCCGCAAGATCGTCGCGACGAAGTGGGACGCGTGACGGGACTCGCCTGGACGCAGGTCGGCGGGGAAGTTTTGAACACGGAAGTGACGGCGTTTAGCGGGTCTGGTAAAATGATCTTGACAGGCCAGCTCGGCGACGTGATGAAAGAATCCGCGCAGGCGGCGTACACCTATGTGCGCAGTCGGGCGGAAGAGTTGCATCTGGCAGCTGATTTTTATCGCACGATCGATATTCACATCCATTTACCCGAAGGCGCGATCCCGAAAGACGGACCGTCGGCGGGCATCACGATGGCGACCGCTATCGCCTCGGCCGTGACGAAATGTCCGGTACGAGCCGATACCGCGATGACGGGTGAAATCACCTTGCGTGGACAGGTGCTTGCCGTCGGCGGCATCAAAGAAAAGGTGCTGGCGGCGCATCGGGCCGGTATTCGCCGGATTCTTTTACCGAAAGAAAACCGCCGCGATCTGGCGGATATTCCGCAGAGCGTGCGTGACGATTTGGTTTTCCATTTCGTTTCCCATATGGATGAAGTGCTGCAGCAGGCTATGTCTGAACCGGTAAAACAGAAACGGGGTGAGGCGTAACGATGGCAGAGGAATCATTTCGTATTGTAGAATCATCCTACTTGTTATCCGCGGTGAAATTATCGCAATGCAAGAAAGATGATTTGAAAGAGATCGCCTTTATCGGCCGATCCAATGTCGGAAAATCATCACTCATTAACTCGTTGTGCAATCACCGGGGACTGGCGATGGTCAGTCGCGAACCCGGTAAAACGCGCACAATTAATTATTTTTCCATTCGCTCGAAACAAGCTGTCGACGGCGCGGGCGATGCAGGCGAAAGCGAACAGAATTGGTACCTGGTAGACTTGCCGGGGTACGGATTTGCGAAGACCGGTCACGAGAATCGTGATGCGTGGTCGGGTTTTATTGCCGATTATGCGGCGAACTCGCGACACTTGGCATTGATGTGTCTGTTGATCGATTTGCGGCATCCCCAGTTGCCGATTGATAAAAAAGCGTACCAGTGGCTGCGCGGCTTGGGTATGCCCCTGCAAGTCATCGGCACGAAAGCCGATAAACTCGGGCAAAGCGATCGCCAGAAAAATATTCGGACGATCGCGCATGAATATCCGGGTGACTATCCGCCGCTGATGTATTCATCGAAAAATCATCTGAATCGTCAGGCTTTATTGCAGGTGATTCAGAGTTTTGTGGTCGATCCGCAGGAGGCGCCGCATGCATAAAAGAGTCGCCGCGCTGTTGCTCGGCATCGGTATCGGCATGATGCCGTGGACAACGTTTGCGTATAATCACTACGCGCCGAACTCGTTTGATGAAGTGGAACGCTACACCGCGGGGTATCAGGCGGCGGCGACGCTGATTGAAGCGGGAGCGGCTCCCGGTTACGACGCGACGTTGCTCGAACGTCCGCATTTGACGCGCTTTGAATTGGCGCGCGCCGTGGCGGCGATGCTGCGCGACGGTTATTTGACTCCGGCGCAGCGGGAAGCATTGACACCGACGCAAAAGGAATACGCGCGCGAACTGCAGGCGTTAGGCGTCGGGACCGAGTCAAAACCGCGTGGTAACATTGAAATCAGCGGCGATTTACGTTTGCGCCACACCGAAGGAACGGAATCCGAAAATGATGCGCGGGTACGCATTGGCGCCGTCTATACGACGAACTAAAAAGTAACAACGGCTGAATAATGGATTTTCGGACAATAAAAAAACGGCTCGGATGAGCCGTTTTTTGTTTACCAAAGTTTCCATGAAGTCGGCACGTACAGCAAGTCGGTAATGCCGTGCGGCGCCGGTTGCACCAGGAAAAGGCACAACACCGCGAGAACGACAAGGCCGAGCGCAATCGGGTTGGCTTCGCCGCGTTCGCTGACCTGATAGTAGCCGAAGAGCCGAATGGCGATCGTCGCCGCCAGCGCCGTGATCAAACCGGAAAGGCTGATGATGCCGTAGACGATATTGGCCGCGACAAAAGTGAGAAACACGACCGGAACAGTGACTATCGCCAAGTAGCGGGCAAGTGTCGAGACGCGTTGACGTTTGAGATCGCGCAGCCAATCGCTCCATTCGAGACCGCAGAAACCGAGCAGGAACCAGGCCGCATAAATCACCGCATCCCAAGTGGTCTGCAAGCGTTTACGATTTTTGCCGAGCCAGAAAATGAGACCCGTGGCGATCAGGATCAGGACCCCGCAAATCAAGTAATAGTACGGCGCGGGAATCACGGACAGCGCCAACAGACCGAGCAGCGCCGGAATGAAACCGCAGACGGAATATTTTACGAGCGTCATGCGTGTCGGGCGCTGATCAATCGGTAACTCCAGATAGAGCATCGCCAGGACCTCCATCAGGAAGAAACCGACGAAGGACGCGATCGCGTAAAACGGATTGGCGACGAGCGTGAAAGCGACAAACAGCACCGGAATTAAAATTCGCCAGCCCTTAAAAATTCGTAACGTTTTGAAGCTTAAGCGTTCTCCCTGCGTATGAATAGTCAACTGCATAAACGCGAGGAAGGTCAGCATCATGCCGATCGTTTGCATCGGCGTAGCGCCTAAATACAGAAAACAGCAAAGCACCAAAGCCGACAGGTTGGCGCCGGTGAAACGCGCGAGTAACGCGCAAAAAAAGCCGATGTTCAAATACGGCAACGTGGCGAACAAGAAATCCATAATTAACTCCTTTAATCTCTATTAATATTCTTTAAGTATAACGGAGTGGCTGTCGACTTTCAAGTAATGAATGACAAATCAACGCATGGAATTAATTATTTGCAGGAGCGCGCATTCTTGCTACAATAAAGGCAGAGCATTTACTGACAGAGATCCTGGAGGGGATAGTATGGCGCAAACAATTATGGTGACCTATGCGTCGCAAACAGGCAATACCAAACAGGTAGCGGAAGCCATTGCGGATGAATTGGGCGTTTCGGCCGTACCGATGGAAGCTGCGGATCCGTCCCAAGCGGAGTGCATCGCGGTAGGATTTTGGGTGCACGCCGGTAAGCCTTGTGAAGAAGCAACACGCTTTCTGGAAAGTCTTGCAGGGAAAAAAGTGTTTTTGTTCGGCACGATGGGAGCGAAACCATCGGAAGAGCATGCGATTCTGAGCGCGCGGGCGGCGCGTGACATGATCGCGGAACGCAACTTGCTCTTGGGACAATTCATCTGCCAGGGTAAATTGGCGGATACGATTCAAAAAGAAGTGACCACGTTGGTTCGCTTTCCGTACGGTGAGCCCGTGACATTGACGCGAGACATGATGGCGGACTCGGCGTCGCATCCGGATGCGGCGGATCTTGAGGCGGCTCGTCAAGAGGCCCGCAAGGCATTTGCCAAAGTACGCCGGTAAGTTTCGCTTGTCGCCGCGACAAGCACTCTGTAAAGCGAGGCCATAATGAATCAAAAACGGAAACGAAAATGGATGATCGTCGTCGGCGTGATCGTTGTGCTGGCCGCGGTCGTATTGTTGTTGCGCGGATTCGGTGAGAAAACGCCGAAGACGGTGAAAACGACGCAGCAGCTGACATATACGGACAGTTTGGAACGGGAAGTGACTTTTAACGCGCCGACGCAGCGCGTGATTGCGCTGGATAATATCGAAGCCAAAATTGTGGACGCGTTAGGCGTGACGCCGTTGGCGGTTACGACGCATGCGAGTTTACCGCAACGTCTGGCGGACAAGTGGAAGGCGTTGCCGCAATTGAGCGCGAGTCCCAATCCGGCGGAAATCGCCGCCCTTTCACCCGATATCGTTGTGGGTCCGGCCACGCATGTATCGCCGGAGTGGATCACTGATTTGGCGGAAGATAAGGTGCCGGTGCTTTTTTGGAAAACGGAATCATTGGCGGATATTGAAAATCGGATTTATTTCTGGGGCGCTGTTTTGGGACGAGAACCTGCCGCGGAAAAAATTATCCACAATATGGAAACGAGCATTGAAAAAACATGCAATGCATTCGCATCGGTGCCCCCGAAACATGTGTTGATTCTTGATGTGAACGACAACGGTGTAGGCGCCTGTGACAGTCATACGCTGATCGGAAACTTGGCGCAGCTGATTCCGATGGTCAACCTGGCCGATGAATTGGCGGATGCGCCGCGTGACAAGGAAGGCCTGATCCCGATCGAAAACGTGATGGAGGCCAACCTGCAACCGCAAGCCGTGATCGTTCTGCGCGAACAGGATGCGGCATCGACGGGAGCCGCGGCTTGGGAAGAGTTGGAATCGTCCGCTTATTGGCAAACATTGCCGGCGCTGGCATCCGGCAATGTAACGATGTTTACCGATGACGAGATCTCCGCTACGGTAAGCGTGCGAGCGGCGGATGCTGTTGCACTGCTTGCGAAAACTTTATACGGACCGCGTGATTCGTAACAAACACGCTGATCAAAGAGAGGCGCTCGCCTCTCTTTTTTTGTATCGCCATTTCGGGAGAGTAATTAAAGCATTATGTTATAATGATTTTATCTGAATCGGGAAAGTTTGGGGTGAATTGATGGGGATATTCGGCGAAAAGTTAAAAGAAGTGAGCCAGTCGGTGTTGCCGATTGTAGTATTGATTTTTTTACTCCATTTTTTTCTGGCGCCGCTGTCATTTGATATTTTGCTGCGTTGCGTGGTAGGTACGGCGTTGATTATCTTGGGATTGGCCGTGTTTCACGTCGGCGTGGAAATCGGCGTCAGTCCGATCGGGATGCATTTAGGTCATGCCGTAACGAAGTACGGCAAGATGATTATGGTCGTTATGAGCGGTCTTGTCCTCGGCTTTGCCATATCGATGGCGGAGCCAGATCTGCGAATCTATGGACAGCAGGTAGAACTCTTTACATCGGGTTACATGACGGAAATGATGCTGGTGTACGCGGTGTCGGCGGGGATTGCCGTCACTCTGGCATTCGGACTGTGGCGTATCGTTCGTTCCTTAGCGTTGAAACATGTCTTTTTTCTGTTTTACGCAATGATCGGTCTGCTTTGCCTTTTGGTGCCGCGCGAATTTATTGCGCTTTCATTTGATGCCTCCGGCACCACGACAGGGGCGATGACGGTACCTTTTTTCCTCGCGTTGGCCGCCGGCGTTTCCAGTATTAAATCATCGGACGCGGTAGCCGCCGAAGAAGACAGTTTCGGTTTGGTCGGGATCGCCTCCGCGGGCGCTATCCTGGGTGTATTGCTGATGGCGTTCGGTACGGCGCAGCAACCGTTTGCGGCGAATGTGACGGTGCCGGATCAGGCGGCGTTGGAACCGTTTTGGCAAAGTCTCGGTCATTTGGTTCCACATATGCTCTTGGAAGTCTTTTTAAGTATTTTGCCGGTCACACTGCTTTTTTATTTAGCGCATTTTTTTATAGAAAAAGTGCGTGGCGCGGAATTTTTCCGAATTAACGCGGGTGTCGTCTATACCTATCTCGGTCTTGTGATCTTTATGACCGGTGTTAATTTCGGTTTTAACCGCGCGGGGTATGAGCTCGGTATGGAGATTGCACGGCTGGAAGGATCGGCCGTTTTGGTATTCGTCGGTTTGGTCATCGGCCTCGTCGTTATTTTGGCGGAGCCGGCCGTGTTTCCGCTTGTCAATCAGATCGAGGATATCACCAGCGGCTATGTACCGCGCAAACTGGTCTTAATCGCCTTATCGCTCGCCGTCGGCAGCGCGGTGGCGCTTTCGATGCTGCGCATTGTGTTGCCGGGTTTGGAATTGTGGCATATGCTGTTGCCCGGTTACTTGATTGCGATTGCGTTGTCGTATTTCGTACCGAATCTGTTCGTCGGCATGGCGTTTGACTCGGGCGGTGTCGCCTCCGGACCGATGGCGGCCACATTCGTATTGAGCTTTGCCAGCGGTGCGGCACGACACTTTCCGGGCGCGGATGTGTTTTTGGACGGATTCGGTGTCGTGGCGTTGATTGCGATGATGCCGATTGTCGCCTTGCAACTTCTGGGCATGGTCTTTCAATGGAAACAGAAACGGAGGAACGAGGCATGAGGGAAAGCTGCTATTGGATAATGGTCTTTGTGTTGAATCACGGCGAGGGCGCGGATCTGAGCGCGGCGTTTCATCATGAACACGTCAGCGGCGTCACCGTGATGCCGGCCAAAGGATCGATCTCGAACTCCTTTCTGGCGAAGCTCGGAATGCGCGAGATTCGCAAAGACTTGGTGTTCGCCATTGAAGAACGCGAGCGGGCGCGTGTGCTCCTGCCGCAAATGGTCGAACGTTTTAAGTTGGTGAAGAAAAATCGCGGAATCGCCTACGCGCTTCCCATTACCGGTATCTACGGATCGCATGCGCTGAACGAATGCAAAGTTGAAAAGGAGGAAGGGGAAGACATTATGTGGCAGGTCATCTATACGGTCGTCGATAAAGGGGGCGCCAACGCCGTCATTGAATCGGCAGGGGCCGCCGGCGCGCGCGGCGGCACGATTTTGCGCGGCCGCGGTTCGGCGTCGCGCAATACCACGATGATTTTCGACTTCCCGATTGAACCGGAAAAAGAAGTCGTTATGGTTTTAGCGCCGCAAGAGAAAGTGCAAAGCATCGTCGGTGCCATTTCCAACAAATTACACATCGATGAGCCGGGGCATGGAATTATTTTTGTACAGGATGTGGCCGCGGCTTACGGCTTGGTCGAACAAAAATAAAACTTGACTTGCCGGTATCGATTCTATATAATTGAAAAGTCATAGTGTGTGACTATGACACAACCGCTCGAAGAGGTTTTCAAAGCGAACGCTACCATATTCGGCGAGTCTGGTTATAGAGGAGGTGCAACTATGTACGCAATTATTCAAACTGGTGGTAAACAGTACCGTGTCGAAGAAGGCAAAGTCATTACGGTCGAAAAACTCGCGCAGTCAGCGGATGAAGCGATCGAATTTGCCGAGGTGTTGTCCGTTGTAGATGGTGACAGCATGCAGTTCGGCGCTCCTTTCGTTAAAGGGGCCACGGTCAAAGGCAAAGTGCTTACACAGGGGCGCGGTAAAAAGATCCGTGTCTTCAAGTACAAATCGAAATCGAATTATCGTCGTCGCCAAGGTCACCGTCAGCCTTTCACCAAAGTCCTGATCGAATCGATCGCTTTGGCGTAAGCCATGATCCTGGTAGAAACACAGGTAACGGACGGGTTTTGCACAGGGTTTTCCGTTAACGGACATGCGGATTATGCCGAACACGGCTCCGACATTGTCTGCGCGGCGGTCTCTGCCGTGACATTAACAACGGCCGGCGGTCTTAAAGAGGTAGCGAAATTTCGCGGACATTATGAGACGCAGTCGGGAATGCTCACGGTTCAACTTACAGATGCACCCGATGCCCGTTCCCAATTACTGATTGAAACTATGCTGAACGGATTGCGCCAAATTCAGGCGCAGTATCCTGAACGGCTCACCATTAGAGAAAGACGGAGGTGAAACCATGTTTACATTTGATTTACAGTTATTTGCTCATAAAAAAGGGCAAAGTAGTACGCGTAACGGTCGTGATTCCCAAAGCAAACGCCTCGGTGTCAAAGTTCACGACGGTCAGATGGCTAAAGCCGGTGCGATTATTGTTCGTCAACG
This window of the Negativicoccus succinicivorans genome carries:
- the lon gene encoding endopeptidase La, yielding MAQNKIEGSMKFPLLPLRDVTLFPQMVTGIEVGRPQSVAAVREAMQGDGYVACVMQRHMDTDNPGIDDLYTMGTIGKVKQILQLPDGVLRVLLEGVTRVHLLDIEATGAWQTAEVIDCVLEESDSPLLETYRRDVVKRFGEWLEHAQITMENDALAQFEALTDPGEVADFVTMYLPLAPAVRQRILAELSVERRLVAVRKFLLAEQEIAALEKKLNAEVRQGMDKNQREYYLREKLRVIRDELGDHMEIDEEVDEYRKKLAAIELPAASAEKIEKEIKRLEKTPPLTPDAAVLRNYLDWIFDLPWNTESTFATDLKEAQAVLDADHFGLTKIKERILEHLAVRQLTQSQKGPILCFVGPPGTGKTSLAQSIARALGAEFTRVSLGGVHDESEIRGHRRTYIGALPGRLIQGIARAKTKNPVFLLDEIDKLGNDFRGDPASALLEALDPQQNGTFSDHFIELPFDFSNVFFITTANTTNSIPEPLLDRMEVITLSGYTEEEKVEIAKRYLLPRQIKENGLAKSDVRLSQAVLRRLIRDYTREAGVRHLEQVIGSVCRKLAKRKVMREEALTVTVKNLETLLGPARYLTPPQDRRDEVGRVTGLAWTQVGGEVLNTEVTAFSGSGKMILTGQLGDVMKESAQAAYTYVRSRAEELHLAADFYRTIDIHIHLPEGAIPKDGPSAGITMATAIASAVTKCPVRADTAMTGEITLRGQVLAVGGIKEKVLAAHRAGIRRILLPKENRRDLADIPQSVRDDLVFHFVSHMDEVLQQAMSEPVKQKRGEA
- a CDS encoding ABC transporter substrate-binding protein: MNQKRKRKWMIVVGVIVVLAAVVLLLRGFGEKTPKTVKTTQQLTYTDSLEREVTFNAPTQRVIALDNIEAKIVDALGVTPLAVTTHASLPQRLADKWKALPQLSASPNPAEIAALSPDIVVGPATHVSPEWITDLAEDKVPVLFWKTESLADIENRIYFWGAVLGREPAAEKIIHNMETSIEKTCNAFASVPPKHVLILDVNDNGVGACDSHTLIGNLAQLIPMVNLADELADAPRDKEGLIPIENVMEANLQPQAVIVLREQDAASTGAAAWEELESSAYWQTLPALASGNVTMFTDDEISATVSVRAADAVALLAKTLYGPRDS
- the rpmA gene encoding 50S ribosomal protein L27 — encoded protein: MFTFDLQLFAHKKGQSSTRNGRDSQSKRLGVKVHDGQMAKAGAIIVRQRGTKFHPGTNVGIGKDDTLFAKTPGVVSFERLGRHHRQVVVRPVEA
- the yihA gene encoding ribosome biogenesis GTP-binding protein YihA/YsxC, whose protein sequence is MAEESFRIVESSYLLSAVKLSQCKKDDLKEIAFIGRSNVGKSSLINSLCNHRGLAMVSREPGKTRTINYFSIRSKQAVDGAGDAGESEQNWYLVDLPGYGFAKTGHENRDAWSGFIADYAANSRHLALMCLLIDLRHPQLPIDKKAYQWLRGLGMPLQVIGTKADKLGQSDRQKNIRTIAHEYPGDYPPLMYSSKNHLNRQALLQVIQSFVVDPQEAPHA
- a CDS encoding DUF1538 domain-containing protein, translated to MGIFGEKLKEVSQSVLPIVVLIFLLHFFLAPLSFDILLRCVVGTALIILGLAVFHVGVEIGVSPIGMHLGHAVTKYGKMIMVVMSGLVLGFAISMAEPDLRIYGQQVELFTSGYMTEMMLVYAVSAGIAVTLAFGLWRIVRSLALKHVFFLFYAMIGLLCLLVPREFIALSFDASGTTTGAMTVPFFLALAAGVSSIKSSDAVAAEEDSFGLVGIASAGAILGVLLMAFGTAQQPFAANVTVPDQAALEPFWQSLGHLVPHMLLEVFLSILPVTLLFYLAHFFIEKVRGAEFFRINAGVVYTYLGLVIFMTGVNFGFNRAGYELGMEIARLEGSAVLVFVGLVIGLVVILAEPAVFPLVNQIEDITSGYVPRKLVLIALSLAVGSAVALSMLRIVLPGLELWHMLLPGYLIAIALSYFVPNLFVGMAFDSGGVASGPMAATFVLSFASGAARHFPGADVFLDGFGVVALIAMMPIVALQLLGMVFQWKQKRRNEA
- a CDS encoding P-II family nitrogen regulator; its protein translation is MRESCYWIMVFVLNHGEGADLSAAFHHEHVSGVTVMPAKGSISNSFLAKLGMREIRKDLVFAIEERERARVLLPQMVERFKLVKKNRGIAYALPITGIYGSHALNECKVEKEEGEDIMWQVIYTVVDKGGANAVIESAGAAGARGGTILRGRGSASRNTTMIFDFPIEPEKEVVMVLAPQEKVQSIVGAISNKLHIDEPGHGIIFVQDVAAAYGLVEQK
- a CDS encoding ribosomal-processing cysteine protease Prp → MILVETQVTDGFCTGFSVNGHADYAEHGSDIVCAAVSAVTLTTAGGLKEVAKFRGHYETQSGMLTVQLTDAPDARSQLLIETMLNGLRQIQAQYPERLTIRERRR
- the rplU gene encoding 50S ribosomal protein L21; translation: MYAIIQTGGKQYRVEEGKVITVEKLAQSADEAIEFAEVLSVVDGDSMQFGAPFVKGATVKGKVLTQGRGKKIRVFKYKSKSNYRRRQGHRQPFTKVLIESIALA
- a CDS encoding flavodoxin family protein; the protein is MAQTIMVTYASQTGNTKQVAEAIADELGVSAVPMEAADPSQAECIAVGFWVHAGKPCEEATRFLESLAGKKVFLFGTMGAKPSEEHAILSARAARDMIAERNLLLGQFICQGKLADTIQKEVTTLVRFPYGEPVTLTRDMMADSASHPDAADLEAARQEARKAFAKVRR